The Bacillus mesophilus genome segment GCAATTTCTTAAGTTAGCTGATATTATTGATTCAGGTGGTATGGCAAAGTGGTTCTTACAAGAACATCATATTACTGTAAACGGAGAAGAAGATAACAGACGTGGGAGAAAACTTCGTGATGGAGACTCCATTGTTATTAAAGACGTAGGAAGGTTTACAGTTAGTACAAAAGAATGATATGTGGGGGAATTCCCTTTGTATATAGAAAATATAGTTTTAACGAACTATCGAAGCTACAAAAAAACAGAGGTAGCTTTTGAAAATAAAGTGAATGTAATCCTCGGAGAAAATGCTCAAGGAAAGACCAATTTGATGGAAGCGATCTATGTTTTAGCTATAGCAAAATCTCATCGAACATCAAATGATAAAGATCTTATTAGATGGGACGAAGATTATGCTAAAATAGA includes the following:
- the yaaA gene encoding S4 domain-containing protein YaaA yields the protein MTKEVTIHSEYITLGQFLKLADIIDSGGMAKWFLQEHHITVNGEEDNRRGRKLRDGDSIVIKDVGRFTVSTKE